In one Sphingobacterium daejeonense genomic region, the following are encoded:
- a CDS encoding Dps family protein has product MKTDIGIKDQDSKVVAGVLNKLLADENVLYTKARNAHWNVEGPDFHAQHLFFESLYSELAEIIDEVAERVRSIGHYAVGSMKEFLELTQLTETKYKKNDSQGFISELLNDYESLIISLREDIKTAEDSNDAGTEDFLVGLLEKHEKTAWMLRAHLK; this is encoded by the coding sequence ATGAAAACAGATATCGGAATCAAAGATCAAGACAGCAAAGTTGTTGCAGGAGTATTGAATAAGTTATTGGCAGATGAGAATGTGCTTTATACCAAAGCTAGGAATGCGCACTGGAATGTTGAGGGGCCAGATTTTCATGCGCAGCATTTGTTTTTTGAGAGTTTATATTCTGAACTTGCAGAAATCATTGATGAGGTTGCTGAACGAGTTCGTTCAATTGGACATTATGCGGTTGGGTCAATGAAGGAATTTTTAGAACTTACCCAATTAACGGAGACCAAATATAAAAAGAATGACAGTCAAGGTTTTATATCTGAATTGTTAAATGATTACGAGAGCTTGATTATTTCATTACGCGAAGATATAAAAACAGCAGAGGATAGTAATGATGCTGGTACCGAAGATTTCTTGGTAGGTCTATTAGAAAAACATGAAAAAACTGCTTGGATGTTGAGAGCTCATTTAAAGTAG
- a CDS encoding ZIP family metal transporter — MMDELIEYLGKQEAVVAALCAGLFTWGVTALGASSVFLFKGVNKKLLNGMLGFTGGVMIAASFWSLLAPAIEMSAGEGFEKVMPSAIGFVLGALFIFGLDKLMPHLHLNFLKTEGPKSSLHRTTLLTIAIALHNIPEGLAVGVLFGGAASGIPEASITGAVLLAMGIGLQNFPEGIAVSMPLRRMGLSRWKSFQYGQLSAIVEPIFAVLGAFAVGFFMPILPYALSFAAGAMLFVVIEEVIPETQQEEHSDIPILGFVLGFVVMMMLDVALG, encoded by the coding sequence ATGATGGACGAATTAATAGAATACCTTGGCAAACAGGAGGCCGTTGTTGCTGCATTATGTGCTGGATTATTTACCTGGGGAGTTACTGCCTTAGGTGCATCGAGTGTTTTTCTATTTAAGGGTGTAAATAAAAAGCTGCTGAATGGGATGTTGGGGTTTACAGGTGGAGTAATGATTGCTGCCAGTTTTTGGTCTCTTTTAGCTCCTGCCATTGAGATGAGTGCTGGTGAAGGATTTGAAAAAGTGATGCCATCAGCTATTGGTTTTGTACTTGGTGCTCTATTTATTTTTGGACTGGACAAATTGATGCCGCATTTGCATTTGAATTTTTTAAAGACTGAGGGTCCTAAATCATCATTACATAGAACGACTTTATTGACTATAGCTATTGCTTTGCATAATATTCCTGAGGGCTTAGCGGTGGGAGTTTTGTTTGGTGGTGCTGCTTCTGGTATTCCTGAGGCTAGTATTACAGGTGCAGTATTGTTGGCAATGGGTATAGGTTTACAGAACTTTCCTGAAGGAATTGCAGTGTCGATGCCATTGCGAAGGATGGGGTTATCTAGATGGAAAAGTTTTCAATATGGTCAATTATCGGCTATCGTAGAGCCAATATTTGCTGTTCTTGGGGCATTTGCAGTTGGCTTTTTTATGCCAATCCTTCCTTATGCATTGTCGTTTGCGGCTGGAGCGATGCTTTTTGTTGTTATTGAAGAAGTAATTCCTGAAACTCAACAAGAAGAACATTCTGATATTCCAATATTGGGTTTTGTTTTAGGTTTTGTAGTGATGATGATGTTGGATGTGGCTTTAGGATAA
- a CDS encoding tetratricopeptide repeat protein, with the protein MNFKKSILFVGLLFATSSTALFAQSGNVKKAKAAIVKFEELKGAGTAELGKSNLTTAQELIDAAVVHDKTKDDPEAWTYYALVYSNLANLDKSADHAAKAQEGIKKSTELDTDKKNAENITVAGQTLGQFKFNQGVAAWDKQDYKTAYADFSDALVYLPGDTTLTFYSGLAAVQNKEFDKAIEKYKELVPVKEYSSHKTIMVDLPKLYLQKGDTTSAIAAAAEAVAAYPGDNDAVVQNIELNLITGNEAKIVSDIEAQLAKDPQNKSLHYYLGLAYGAAGNPEKALASYQKAVEIDPNYLEANTNAAVVIMNSGRDELMKLNEDKSVPAADYNKKVEEIKGRIARAVPYLEKAVELDAKNIDALKNLKNYYDFMNDEAKSAELEKRIESLN; encoded by the coding sequence ATGAATTTTAAAAAATCAATATTATTTGTAGGATTGCTTTTTGCAACCAGTTCTACTGCCCTATTTGCACAGTCGGGCAATGTGAAAAAAGCAAAAGCTGCCATTGTAAAGTTTGAAGAACTAAAGGGGGCAGGTACTGCTGAATTAGGTAAGTCCAACCTAACAACTGCACAAGAATTAATTGATGCAGCGGTGGTTCACGACAAAACCAAAGATGATCCTGAAGCATGGACTTACTATGCTCTGGTATATTCTAACCTAGCAAATTTAGACAAAAGCGCAGATCATGCGGCTAAAGCTCAAGAAGGTATCAAAAAATCTACTGAATTAGATACAGACAAAAAGAACGCTGAAAACATTACTGTTGCTGGTCAGACTTTAGGTCAATTCAAATTCAATCAAGGTGTAGCTGCTTGGGATAAACAAGATTATAAAACAGCGTACGCAGATTTCTCAGATGCATTGGTATATCTTCCAGGTGATACAACTTTGACATTCTATTCGGGACTTGCTGCCGTGCAGAACAAAGAATTCGATAAAGCAATCGAAAAGTATAAAGAATTAGTACCGGTGAAAGAATACTCTAGCCATAAAACAATTATGGTAGACCTTCCGAAACTATATCTTCAAAAAGGTGATACTACTTCTGCAATTGCTGCTGCTGCCGAAGCTGTGGCTGCTTATCCAGGTGACAATGATGCAGTTGTACAAAACATCGAACTGAACCTGATTACTGGTAATGAAGCAAAAATCGTTTCAGATATTGAAGCTCAATTAGCTAAAGACCCACAAAATAAAAGTCTACACTATTATTTAGGTCTTGCCTATGGTGCTGCTGGAAATCCAGAAAAAGCATTAGCATCATACCAAAAAGCAGTTGAAATCGACCCTAACTACTTAGAAGCAAACACAAATGCAGCTGTAGTTATTATGAACTCTGGTCGTGATGAATTGATGAAATTGAATGAAGATAAATCAGTTCCTGCAGCTGACTACAACAAGAAAGTTGAAGAAATCAAAGGAAGAATTGCAAGAGCAGTTCCTTATTTAGAAAAAGCTGTAGAATTAGACGCTAAAAATATTGATGCGTTGAAAAATCTTAAAAACTACTACGATTTCATGAATGACGAAGCTAAATCAGCAGAATTAGAAAAAAGAATCGAATCATTGAACTAA
- a CDS encoding tetratricopeptide repeat protein: protein MKNKNSFIASALGAMLLLSANGAFAQSAYKEASNAFALYTQTGDIKNLDNARKQIDNIYKTRRDSSKTRVNVLRGMVLSSLAYADSARTIKLNADPIDLTYQTLDKIDQKDRAGYAGEINYINQNLAAALIHRANKSLQEQKFDAAFADFSKVDALDAKSGDVTYNLALLATKAGKPQDAIEYYGKIHEGGNMSAQQYIELANLYDQLDEKQQALSTLEEGRTKFPEDKSLLFLLIDKYAKNEAFDAIVPIIEQAIKLEPENIELNYLAGYANENANNIEIAKSYYSKVLELDPNNYESNLALGLINLNAFLKDSENQESQYNAQNFLLKANEIKPYEINALKSLALFYQKTEDETQLDRVNLLLNQLTN, encoded by the coding sequence ATGAAGAACAAGAATAGTTTTATTGCAAGTGCTTTAGGAGCAATGTTACTTTTAAGTGCAAATGGTGCTTTTGCTCAGTCAGCTTACAAAGAAGCGAGCAATGCTTTTGCATTATATACACAGACTGGTGATATCAAAAATCTAGATAATGCTAGAAAACAAATTGATAACATCTATAAAACAAGACGTGACTCTTCTAAAACACGCGTGAATGTATTAAGAGGTATGGTTTTGAGCTCATTAGCATATGCTGATTCTGCCAGAACTATCAAATTAAATGCAGATCCAATCGATTTAACCTATCAAACACTTGATAAAATCGACCAAAAAGATCGTGCAGGATATGCTGGTGAGATAAATTATATCAACCAAAATCTTGCAGCTGCCTTAATCCATCGTGCTAATAAATCTCTTCAAGAACAGAAATTCGATGCAGCATTCGCGGATTTCAGCAAGGTTGATGCTTTGGATGCTAAAAGTGGAGATGTTACTTATAACCTAGCCTTATTAGCAACAAAAGCCGGAAAACCTCAAGATGCTATTGAGTATTATGGCAAAATTCATGAAGGTGGAAACATGTCAGCTCAGCAGTATATCGAATTGGCAAACTTATACGACCAATTAGATGAAAAACAACAAGCTTTGTCAACTTTAGAAGAAGGAAGAACAAAATTTCCAGAAGACAAATCATTATTGTTTCTCTTGATTGACAAATATGCAAAAAATGAAGCTTTCGACGCCATCGTACCGATCATTGAACAAGCCATTAAATTAGAACCCGAAAACATCGAGTTGAACTATCTTGCAGGCTATGCTAATGAAAATGCAAATAATATAGAAATAGCGAAATCTTATTATTCAAAAGTATTGGAATTAGATCCTAATAATTATGAATCAAATCTAGCGTTGGGACTGATTAACTTGAATGCATTTCTGAAAGACTCAGAAAATCAGGAATCGCAATATAATGCTCAAAATTTCTTATTAAAAGCAAATGAGATAAAACCTTATGAAATCAATGCTTTGAAATCATTAGCTTTATTTTATCAAAAAACAGAAGATGAAACTCAATTGGACAGAGTAAATTTACTCCTGAATCAATTAACAAATTAA
- a CDS encoding aldo/keto reductase — protein sequence MERIVSLGHTDLQIVPLIFGGNVFGWTLDEKESFKIMDSFMSFGFNAIDTSNNYSHWVEGNKGGESEIIIGKWFKENGNRDKVVLMTKVGGRFGYNSKPNTQGAYIKEQVELSLRRLQTDYIDLYQTHYDDQITPVEETLRAYEELIKEGKVRYIGASNMSTDRLIESLETASKLNLPHYVSLQPEYNLYDREKYEREYEQTVRQFGLAVIPYYSLASGFLSGKYLNDDDFSKSARGEGIQKKYWNEKGQRIVSALNEVASAYRTSSSSVALAWLLSQDTITAPIASATKEAHLQGFVSALQLRLGEDALTKLNEASKY from the coding sequence ATGGAAAGAATAGTCTCTTTAGGACATACAGATTTACAGATAGTTCCATTGATTTTCGGAGGAAATGTTTTCGGATGGACATTGGATGAAAAGGAATCTTTCAAAATAATGGATTCTTTCATGTCCTTTGGTTTTAACGCCATTGATACATCAAACAATTACTCGCATTGGGTTGAAGGAAATAAAGGTGGTGAATCTGAAATAATTATTGGCAAATGGTTTAAGGAGAATGGAAATCGTGATAAAGTTGTGCTGATGACCAAAGTTGGAGGAAGATTTGGCTATAATAGTAAACCCAATACACAGGGTGCTTATATAAAAGAACAAGTAGAACTTTCCTTACGTCGACTTCAGACAGATTATATCGATTTATATCAAACACACTATGATGATCAAATCACGCCTGTTGAAGAAACATTAAGGGCATATGAGGAATTGATTAAAGAAGGTAAAGTGAGATATATAGGTGCTTCTAATATGAGTACCGATAGATTGATTGAAAGCTTAGAGACAGCTTCAAAATTGAATTTGCCTCATTATGTTTCTTTACAACCCGAATATAATCTTTATGATAGGGAAAAATATGAACGGGAATATGAGCAAACCGTTAGACAATTTGGTTTGGCGGTAATTCCTTATTATTCATTAGCGAGTGGTTTTTTGTCTGGAAAGTACCTTAATGATGATGATTTTTCTAAATCTGCAAGGGGAGAGGGCATCCAAAAGAAATACTGGAATGAGAAAGGGCAAAGAATAGTTTCGGCTTTAAATGAAGTTGCCTCTGCCTATCGTACATCCTCTTCCTCAGTTGCACTTGCATGGTTATTATCACAAGATACTATTACCGCGCCAATTGCTAGTGCAACGAAGGAAGCCCACTTGCAAGGTTTTGTTTCCGCATTGCAATTAAGATTAGGTGAAGATGCTTTAACAAAACTAAATGAGGCCAGTAAGTATTAA
- the gyrA gene encoding DNA gyrase subunit A codes for MAEETENENNLVPAENRIIPINIEDQMKAAYIDYSMSVIVSRALPDARDGLKPVHRRVLYGMLDLGVTSGKPYKKSARIVGDVLGKYHPHGDSSVYDTMVRMAQTWSLRYPLVDGQGNYGSIDGDPPAAMRYTEARLRKIAEEMLADINKDTVDFQLNFDDSLEEPTVLPTRIPNLLVNGTSGIAVGMATNMAPHNLSEVIDGTIAYIDNRDIEISELMTHVKGPDFPTGALIYGYNGVKEAFETGRGRIVMRAKAEIETTKSGKEIIVVTEIPYQVNKSDMIKRTADLVQEKKIEGISEIRDESSKDIRIIYEIKRDANANVVLNNLYKHTALQTSFSVNNIALVKGRPQMMNLKDMIHEFVEHRHDVVIRRTKFELAEAEKRAHILEGYLIALDHLDEVIQLIRNSDTPEDARVGLMERFGLTDIQARAILDMTLRRLTGLERDKIKEEYAELMKTIDYLKEVLADEGLRFKIIKDELIEVKEKYGDERRSQIVHSAEDLRMEDFIDDEEVVITISHNSYVKRTPLTEYRVQGRGGKGAIGSTTRDEDFTEHIITASAHNYLLLFTEAGRCFWLRAFEIPEGSRTSKGRALQNIINIPKDEKIKAYIKVTNLKDQEYLENNFIIMCTKKGTIKKTSLEAYSRPRANGINAININEGDQLLEATLTNGSSEIVMALRSGRAIRFNESTVRPMGRTATGVRGITLASEKDEVVGMISVDNQETTVLVVSEKGYGKRTDIDDYRITNRGGKGVKTLNITDKTGDLVAIKGVTDENDLMIINKSGIVIRIGVESLRVMGRATQGVKLITLKGNDEIASVTKVDRQDEEEELEVEGAEGTENSTENDSANTENEEQE; via the coding sequence ATGGCTGAAGAAACAGAAAACGAAAACAATTTAGTTCCTGCTGAAAACAGGATTATCCCCATCAATATCGAAGACCAAATGAAAGCCGCATACATCGATTATTCGATGTCGGTAATCGTGTCTCGTGCCCTACCAGACGCACGTGATGGCCTTAAACCAGTACACAGACGTGTATTGTACGGTATGCTAGACCTTGGGGTGACGAGTGGAAAACCCTATAAAAAATCTGCTCGTATTGTTGGAGATGTACTCGGTAAGTATCACCCACATGGTGACTCATCAGTATATGATACCATGGTTCGTATGGCCCAAACTTGGTCATTACGCTATCCCCTTGTCGATGGACAAGGTAACTATGGTTCAATTGATGGTGACCCACCAGCAGCAATGCGTTATACTGAAGCTCGACTCAGAAAAATTGCTGAGGAAATGTTGGCAGACATTAATAAAGACACTGTTGACTTCCAATTAAACTTTGATGACTCCCTTGAGGAACCAACCGTATTACCAACTCGTATCCCTAACCTATTAGTGAATGGTACATCAGGTATTGCTGTAGGTATGGCGACCAACATGGCGCCACATAATTTGAGCGAAGTAATCGATGGCACAATAGCATACATTGACAATAGAGATATCGAAATCTCTGAATTAATGACCCATGTTAAAGGACCAGACTTCCCTACAGGAGCATTAATATATGGTTATAATGGAGTAAAAGAAGCTTTCGAAACTGGACGTGGACGTATTGTTATGCGTGCTAAAGCCGAAATCGAAACTACAAAATCTGGAAAAGAAATAATCGTAGTTACAGAAATACCTTATCAAGTAAATAAATCGGACATGATCAAAAGAACTGCCGATTTAGTACAAGAAAAGAAAATCGAAGGTATATCTGAAATTAGAGATGAATCTTCAAAAGACATCAGAATTATCTACGAAATTAAACGTGATGCAAATGCAAACGTTGTCCTTAATAATTTATATAAACATACTGCCCTTCAAACATCTTTTTCAGTAAACAATATTGCTCTTGTAAAAGGTAGACCACAAATGATGAACTTAAAGGATATGATCCATGAGTTCGTTGAACATAGACATGATGTGGTTATCAGAAGAACAAAATTCGAACTTGCTGAAGCTGAAAAAAGAGCACATATTTTAGAAGGATATCTCATTGCATTAGATCACTTAGATGAAGTCATACAACTAATCCGTAATTCCGATACTCCAGAGGATGCTCGCGTTGGATTAATGGAACGTTTTGGATTAACTGATATTCAGGCAAGAGCTATTCTAGACATGACCCTTAGAAGGTTAACTGGTCTGGAAAGAGACAAGATCAAAGAAGAATATGCTGAGTTAATGAAAACAATCGACTACTTAAAAGAAGTACTTGCTGATGAAGGCCTTCGTTTTAAGATCATAAAAGATGAACTCATCGAAGTTAAAGAAAAATATGGCGATGAAAGACGTTCTCAGATTGTACACTCTGCTGAAGATCTTCGTATGGAAGACTTCATTGATGATGAAGAAGTCGTAATTACTATATCTCATAATAGCTATGTAAAACGTACTCCTTTAACCGAGTATCGTGTTCAAGGACGTGGTGGTAAAGGAGCTATAGGTTCTACTACTCGTGATGAAGATTTTACAGAACATATCATCACTGCATCAGCACATAATTATCTGTTATTATTCACAGAAGCTGGAAGATGTTTCTGGTTGAGGGCATTTGAAATCCCAGAAGGTAGCCGAACTTCGAAAGGAAGGGCCCTTCAAAATATCATCAATATCCCGAAAGATGAAAAAATCAAGGCATATATTAAGGTAACTAACCTTAAAGATCAAGAATACCTTGAAAATAATTTCATTATCATGTGTACCAAGAAAGGTACAATTAAGAAAACTTCACTTGAAGCTTATTCTAGACCAAGAGCCAATGGTATCAACGCAATCAATATTAATGAAGGCGATCAATTATTAGAAGCTACCCTAACAAATGGTTCTAGTGAGATCGTAATGGCTCTTCGTTCAGGTCGTGCGATTCGATTTAATGAATCAACCGTAAGACCAATGGGAAGAACTGCCACTGGTGTGCGTGGAATTACCCTAGCAAGCGAAAAAGATGAGGTTGTTGGCATGATTAGTGTTGATAATCAAGAGACAACTGTATTGGTAGTTTCGGAAAAAGGATACGGAAAACGAACTGATATAGATGACTACAGAATCACTAACCGTGGTGGTAAAGGAGTAAAAACCTTAAATATTACCGATAAAACTGGTGATTTAGTAGCTATCAAGGGCGTAACAGACGAAAATGACCTGATGATTATCAATAAATCAGGTATAGTTATTCGTATTGGAGTTGAAAGTTTACGTGTGATGGGTCGTGCTACTCAAGGTGTAAAATTAATCACGCTAAAAGGAAACGATGAAATCGCATCTGTAACTAAAGTTGATAGACAAGACGAAGAAGAAGAATTAGAAGTTGAAGGTGCGGAAGGCACTGAAAACTCAACAGAAAATGATTCAGCTAACACGGAGAATGAAGAACAAGAATAG
- a CDS encoding aspartate kinase gives MKILKFGGTSVGSAERIQSLTDIVNPAERQIVVLSAVAGTTNALVEISKAFLNGKKDEAKELIKDHKNKYEALIKDLFSTENGYKQGKELIDYHFNFIASFSNDLFTQIEEKNILAQGELMSTTLWHLYLAEKGVESVLLPALDFMKIDEDNEPVVPFIKEKLESLLAEYPENSLFITQGFICRNSFGEIDNLRRGGSDYTASLIGAAIQADEIQIWTDIDGMHNNDPRIVKNTTPIAELSFDEAAELAYFGAKILHPQSVFPAQRYNVPVRLLNTMDPKAFGTLISQNGAKKGAIRAVAAKDDITAIHIHSSRMLLAYGFLRKIFEIFERYKTPIDMITTSEVAVSLTIDDTKNLEDIIREVEDFGKVSVDKNQTIICVVGDFGANTHGYAARVLDSVKHLPLRMVSYGGSDYNVSMLLDSDYKVEALRSLHNRIF, from the coding sequence ATGAAAATTCTCAAATTCGGTGGAACATCCGTAGGAAGTGCTGAACGTATCCAAAGTTTGACGGATATCGTTAATCCCGCAGAGCGACAAATTGTTGTGCTTTCAGCAGTGGCTGGAACAACTAATGCATTAGTTGAAATCTCTAAGGCTTTTTTAAATGGTAAGAAGGATGAAGCCAAGGAATTAATTAAAGATCACAAGAATAAATACGAAGCTTTAATCAAGGACCTCTTCAGCACAGAGAATGGATATAAGCAGGGTAAGGAATTAATTGATTATCATTTTAACTTTATAGCTTCGTTTTCAAATGACTTATTCACTCAGATTGAAGAAAAGAATATTCTTGCTCAGGGAGAATTGATGTCGACGACATTATGGCATTTGTATCTTGCTGAAAAAGGTGTTGAATCGGTTTTGTTACCTGCTTTAGATTTCATGAAGATTGATGAGGACAATGAACCTGTTGTGCCTTTTATCAAAGAGAAACTCGAGTCTCTATTGGCAGAATACCCTGAAAACTCCCTTTTTATTACTCAAGGATTTATCTGTAGAAATTCATTTGGTGAAATCGACAATTTAAGAAGAGGTGGATCGGATTATACTGCTTCATTAATTGGTGCTGCTATCCAGGCTGATGAGATTCAGATTTGGACAGATATTGATGGAATGCATAATAACGATCCACGAATCGTTAAGAATACAACTCCAATTGCAGAGCTAAGTTTTGATGAGGCGGCCGAACTTGCCTACTTTGGAGCAAAGATTTTGCATCCTCAGAGTGTTTTTCCAGCACAAAGGTATAATGTTCCAGTTAGGTTATTAAATACCATGGATCCAAAGGCTTTTGGAACTTTGATTTCTCAAAATGGAGCAAAAAAAGGAGCTATCAGAGCAGTAGCAGCTAAAGATGATATTACTGCAATTCATATTCATTCATCAAGGATGTTATTAGCATATGGTTTCTTGAGAAAGATATTTGAAATATTTGAACGCTATAAAACTCCAATAGATATGATTACCACTTCGGAGGTGGCTGTATCCTTGACAATCGATGATACTAAAAACTTGGAAGATATCATCCGTGAAGTTGAAGATTTTGGTAAAGTAAGTGTGGATAAAAACCAGACAATTATATGTGTAGTAGGAGACTTTGGTGCAAATACTCACGGCTATGCTGCTAGGGTCTTAGACTCAGTGAAACACTTGCCATTAAGAATGGTTTCTTACGGTGGCTCAGATTATAATGTATCGATGCTTTTAGACTCTGACTATAAAGTTGAAGCTTTAAGATCATTGCACAATAGAATTTTTTAG
- a CDS encoding D-2-hydroxyacid dehydrogenase encodes MKILANDGIDPIGKKILEDAGFVVDTVHIPQDELINRLNDYDAVTVRSATKLRQPLIDACPNIKVIGRGGVGMDNIDVDYARSKGIAVVNTPAASSHSVAELVFAHLLNGVRFLYDSNRKMPVEGQTNFGSLKKAYGAGSELQGKVLGVVGFGRIGRETAKIGLGLGMTVIYSDLFEGPNSLTLNFAGDVSVNVPIEQVDLETLFKQSDFISLHVPFTDKPVIGKEEFALLKDGVGLVNASRGGVIDELGLVEALNSGKVSFAGLDVFDDEPTPRAEILQHPKISLTPHIGAATNEAQERIGDELAQLLIENLKK; translated from the coding sequence ATGAAAATTTTAGCTAACGATGGGATCGATCCTATCGGTAAAAAAATATTAGAAGATGCGGGATTTGTTGTTGATACTGTACATATCCCACAGGACGAATTGATCAATAGATTGAATGACTATGATGCAGTAACAGTTCGTAGCGCGACTAAACTTCGTCAACCTTTAATTGATGCTTGTCCAAATATTAAGGTAATAGGACGTGGTGGTGTAGGTATGGATAATATCGATGTGGACTATGCACGTTCAAAAGGCATAGCTGTTGTTAATACGCCTGCAGCATCTTCACATTCAGTTGCGGAGCTTGTTTTCGCTCATTTATTAAATGGTGTAAGGTTCTTGTATGATTCTAACCGCAAAATGCCTGTTGAAGGACAGACCAATTTTGGAAGTTTGAAAAAAGCCTACGGTGCTGGATCAGAACTTCAAGGAAAAGTATTGGGCGTTGTTGGCTTTGGCCGTATTGGTCGTGAGACAGCAAAAATTGGATTGGGTTTAGGTATGACCGTCATCTATTCAGATTTATTCGAAGGTCCAAATTCATTGACTTTGAATTTTGCTGGAGATGTTTCTGTCAATGTACCTATTGAGCAAGTTGATTTAGAGACGCTTTTCAAACAATCTGATTTTATTTCGTTACATGTTCCATTTACCGACAAGCCGGTTATTGGGAAGGAAGAATTTGCTTTACTGAAAGATGGTGTAGGATTAGTGAATGCTTCTAGAGGTGGAGTTATTGATGAATTGGGTTTGGTTGAAGCTCTGAATTCTGGTAAAGTTTCATTTGCTGGGCTTGATGTTTTCGATGACGAACCTACTCCAAGAGCTGAAATCTTACAGCATCCGAAGATTTCTTTAACACCACATATTGGTGCTGCTACAAATGAAGCGCAAGAAAGAATTGGTGATGAGCTCGCACAATTGCTTATTGAAAACCTGAAGAAGTAA